In the Zingiber officinale cultivar Zhangliang chromosome 5A, Zo_v1.1, whole genome shotgun sequence genome, aataaaataaaataaaaaatcttgctACAAAAGAACCTGGCTACCCTGAAATTCCCAATTTGTATTATAATCAAATGCAGAATGTTCTTAAATTCTACAATAATTATGGAGTTGAATTTAGCTAGTCTttgatttttcataatagaaaaTAATATTAGGAAAATGATATATGGGATATGGACTCAATTTATTGTGGTATGAGTTACATCTAAAAGAAATCCCTTTAATGTCTTTACCATCAAGATTCAAGTGTCATTTCAAAGTCACTCGAAACAGTCAACAGTAACATCCATGTATAACGAGAGTAGAAATCTACAGTGAAAGAAGTTCCAAAGCACAATCAGGACAATCTTGTCCAGCAAAAACTAGAGATTCtcatagaaaaaaaattcaaattaaaatactAAACAGAAATTTTATAATTATCGCCAAAAGGGTCTTCCACAATCGTGTTTCTCTGGGCCATTTAATGAGTTTTCTTGTGGGTCTAAAAGAATTCAGATAAAAGAAAAAATCTATGACAAAATATTCTAGCAAAATTCAAAATATGTCAAGCTAGACCATGCCCATGAGGCTACTTCCTCAACAAATAGGTCAAATAAAGAGCAACATTCAGACTTTCAAATGTCAAGGTAAATAATAAGCACTATAACTCAACTACATATATTATGTGAAAAGCCCTAAAAACGTCAAACTAAATAATATACATGATTTTGAGGTTTGGATTCATATCCAAGCATAGTTGGCAAACTCAATTGATCCTAATTCAGAACTGTCAAGCTAAATCGAGGTCACCATTAGCCAATCCACTTCCAACCAATTTCTTGGACAAGTGCTTGAGAATCTCTCAAATGTTGAAAACCCAAATTTAATTTGATGAAATTTTGTTGCTAATCGTCAAAATCATTTGGGAAACAATTCAACTAAATTGAGCAAAACCACTTTTATGTCAATTTCACTTGATTCTACCAACTGAATCTTTCCAAACAACTAACGAGTAGGGTCCATTTTTTAGAAGAGGAAAAGAGGAGACAAAAGCTAGATGTAGATgcaagtaaaatataatttagGGGAGAGAGAAGCTTGCTTCGTTGTTGCCTCACTAAGACATCCACTCAAACTGAGGTGAGTCAAGATGGTGTGCATGCGTTCACTATATATCTAGGGAGTGGGtgtaatttcagaaagaagaaagTTAGTGGGTGAGATACTCTTTCACAATAAGAAGAAATAATAATAGCATACTTATCAATGGTATATAGTAGAtacttattattttattctgaTTATTTAATATGTACTTATTGTTGATATTAATAATAGCATACTTATTAATGATATTAATGACATATTaattaataaacaaatatttcttAGTGTTACAAACTAATAATACACACACTGATTGATAGGTTAGTTACTAATAGCTATTAAATatgtttattatattaaattattagtAGCATtgaaatttaatcaaatttaagaTGCATCaaatattaagttttttttatatctCATTTATTAAATATTATTGTTTTGTTTTTTCATATATGTAATattctttttgagtttttcaGTAATTCCACAGATCCAATACAACTGATATGTAAGTTTGGAACCTTTTGATACTCATATTGACAATCATTAGACATGTCAATCCAGACCCAACAAGTTTAAAGAAAAGAATAATTGGATGTGTATTATAACAACAATATTATATATACCaactaaaacaagaagaaaaCTGAGGAACAAGGATACCACTAAGTATTTAGAATGGCCAGTGTCACAAGACGCTGTCCCTTCTAAATGTATTTGTACGTTTAGAATGGACATTGTCCAAAGAAGGTTTCCTATGTTGCCGTCACAACACAAACCTATATCAAAAGGTAAAGAGTAGCTTAGCACTAGTGCATCCAAAACATTGTAAAAAAGAGATGGATTATCACATAAGATAAGACCCCGTGATTAAGTGATTGTTTTCCATACAAAGGTTGTTGATATCAAAAGTAACTCTTCTGCACTGATTGTGCACTCTAAAATGGATAACAATACAAAAATAAAAGGGCATCCATGAGACAAACGGAGAAGGAACAAAAAAAGAAGACAACAAATCATACTAAGACATGGCTAATCACACTTAAGCATGAATAAGAGTGCAACTAGCCCTAATGTGCTGTCCTATATAAGAAACTAGACAAAACCATCAACTTCATTTCACTTAGTAGACCTGCAATACCAATCATATTGTTGCTAATTCAACAATATCAATCCCATAAGACCATGCACAATTATTCATGCATGTTGTGTAGTTATTGTAATGTACAACTATCAAGATATCAGCATTGGCAAGTGTCACAAGCATTATCACGACCGTCTATAACAACAATAACATGTCTTTATCCCCACTAAGTGATTTCAACTATCTGAATCCTCCTATGCCATGGGACTCAATTCCCTACTACATTCCCATCTAAATAAATGAATTTTATGTTGTTTTATCTCTCCTAACCAAGTCTTCTTTGGTCTCCCTCTTCCTTGTTAATGTGTGTATTTGTCATAGTCTTACATGCCTAACAGGAACATTTATTGGTCGAATAAGTTTAAACATGTCACTATAAAAGTAGCTTAAAATTAGCTCTAGCTATTCAGACAAGATGTCTAAGTTTATAACCTAGATCAAGTCTTCTTTGGTCACCTTCTTCCTTGTTAATGTGTGTATTTGCCATAATCTTACACGCCTAgaagagcatttattggtcgagTAAGTTCATGTCCATACTATTTTAAACACGTCACTATAAAAGTAGCTTGAAATTAGCTCTAGCTATTCAGACAGGAAGTCTAAGTTTATAACCTAGATTAAGACATCCAAAGAAAATATGAGTTATTTTCAGCCAAGACTATTTGCATCGACTGTAATGATCCATGGTCATTTCTATCAATCATGAGAAATTCCAAAGATCTCAAATTAGAATGGTTAAATCACTTAACTGGGACGACTTCAAATCCtgaagaaaaagaccaaggcagTATAGCAGATCCAAAGTGTAAATTCTAAAGTGCTAATCAACAAAAATTCCCATGGTCCAAAGTGTAAGAATTAGTAGACTTTTAAGGTGTTGGTCGGTTGCCGATTGAAGTAAATTTCTATAAATTCCATGGAccataagaaacacaatttgtgCAACAATGTGCATCAATCTAGCTTTCAAAAATGAAAATCTTCTTAAGTGAAGAATGGCAGTGTCTGTTTCAACAAAACTAATGATTAAATGGATTCAGACTTGGTGAGGTCACAATTGATTTATAGTGACGAGAATTCCAAAGATACAATGAAAATacaaaacagaaaataaaaagtATACAATAACAGTTGCACACTGGAGTCTATTGAATTCAAAAAATGATAAGTAGAGTATAAGATGTTTCTTATATATATCAAACATGACAATGACAATTAAGTATTTTGCAATATAGGTATGTATTCCATTACAGTCAAGTGAgtctaaaataataaataaagttgAAGTCACTGTTAAAGACAACCTCATTACATACCTCTGACATCCTGTTTCTCCCTTCTCTTGTAGCTGCAAGAGTCCGCGTAGGCAATGGAACACTCAAAGCACCACTTAATCTCATGTATGGATGCTGATGAACACGTGATACAGCTCCTGACTGATGTCCAACCTCCTGAGATGCGGAAGAACTATTTTGACATGTAGAGTGGTCCATACTATGACCTCGGCAATCAGAAGAAAGAAGGGATCTACGTACAGCTTCTGATATACGACGTCGATTTTGATGAGTTAACCAGTTGGCTCCTAGTGGTTGATAAACTCCTAAGTTGGTGCCAACTTGTGATGTAGGCACCAAATTTCCAGACAAAACTGTGCTGCCAGTGACTGAACCCCAATTTGTTTGCTCATGTAACATATTTCTGGTGCTAATTGGAGGAGCAGACGTTTGCTCTGAGATATTGATAGAAACACCTGATGAGTCGAGTTCCGCTGATGCACCATCAGCTGCAACTGCTGGGGATCCTGAAGAACTACCTACTTCTGTAGTTGAAATTCCATTGTGTGGAAAGGGATACAGGTCCAGAGGTAAGACAGGCATAGTACATACATGGCGTTGCCTATGTGGCACCAAATTGCTACCCTGGTACCTAGAATCTGACAATTGATTATGCGGGATTGTTGCAGATGCTAACTGGGGATGCCAAGGATTGTAATAAGCTAGATTATTCTCTTGGGCCCATAGATCAGGTGCAAAAGTATTAGCTTCGTCTGCATGGTTCATTCTCATTCGAGTGTTCCTCTGATGGTTGCCAGCCGAACTCACAAAATGATAGTGATTAGAAGCTCCAGCTCTTGGTATTATACTGCCTCTTGTATTATTGTCTTCTGCACGATATACACCTGTTTAACTACCTAGATGAGCTAGTGACCATTTTGTGAGctagaaaaatgaagagaggaaaTGAAATGCACCAAATGATTCTTACCTTCATTAAAGTTGCCAGAATTTCCACTTGCTGAGCATTCCCCGTGGTCTCTTTC is a window encoding:
- the LOC121980487 gene encoding probable E3 ubiquitin-protein ligase HIP1 isoform X2, which translates into the protein MQGQRSTFQPVCEAFDMDRPSSSSTSVMDQPLLWNELLPVSVENQDLPRNPMSSSGTVSCGNVASQEGPSFNFWDTIGPSSSMPPLNQGSHNEIKLEYSWMASSLGSRTGGPRIQDSRPEATNNLSFETDSGDLNINLANNRQQLSQLLALNESPHDSSHNTKHVEMSREVLGSGFHSGPSNVGLTPYQHVAFCASSSGGSSSRAIDFFSNNDGGKQKVTECSSHKRKNIERDHGECSASGNSGNFNEGVYRAEDNNTRGSIIPRAGASNHYHFVSSAGNHQRNTRMRMNHADEANTFAPDLWAQENNLAYYNPWHPQLASATIPHNQLSDSRYQGSNLVPHRQRHVCTMPVLPLDLYPFPHNGISTTEVGSSSGSPAVAADGASAELDSSGVSINISEQTSAPPISTRNMLHEQTNWGSVTGSTVLSGNLVPTSQVGTNLGVYQPLGANWLTHQNRRRISEAVRRSLLSSDCRGHSMDHSTCQNSSSASQEVGHQSGAVSRVHQHPYMRLSGALSVPLPTRTLAATREGRNRMSEIRNVFERLRRGENLLLEVL